A single Roseofilum reptotaenium CS-1145 DNA region contains:
- a CDS encoding cytotoxic translational repressor of toxin-antitoxin stability system translates to MTVAHSSTLSSTQYQLLYHRSFLQDLQKLQKKEKSSYETIYRFVFTEFLSLKRLEDLPKLHRLGPEPMFYHFTIGEYLIAIAVMGQIVKFLRILPKPEI, encoded by the coding sequence ATGACTGTGGCTCACTCCTCCACACTATCATCCACCCAATACCAACTGCTCTATCACCGTAGCTTTCTCCAAGATCTACAAAAGTTACAGAAAAAGGAAAAGAGTAGCTATGAAACAATTTATCGCTTTGTATTTACTGAGTTCCTGAGCCTCAAACGCCTAGAAGACCTGCCGAAACTGCATCGACTTGGCCCAGAGCCGATGTTCTATCATTTTACGATTGGAGAATATCTGATTGCGATCGCCGTCATGGGGCAAATTGTTAAATTTCTCCGGATTCTACCCAAACCGGAGATCTAA